A genomic segment from Tessaracoccus defluvii encodes:
- a CDS encoding COX15/CtaA family protein: MHGRLVRPHGALGIHGAIEFGNRLLTFVLIAAALGAFISAVRRHGARSQLFWITLGVGLGIPFQGVIGGITVLTQLNPFVVAFHLLLSVALVVICVWALRVGYRVEPVAVGKGPRWLVVLTFAAAMASIWLGTVVTGSGPHAGDADAVRTGFDIEATARLHAALAWVFGAGALACLVLFTRARLTLPKRGAIAVVAAGATQGAIGYAQYFLGIPAGIVALHMVGLAILTAAVSWLLVTTRSTHADQPAADEDPALRAA; the protein is encoded by the coding sequence GTGCACGGACGACTCGTACGTCCCCACGGCGCGCTCGGCATCCACGGCGCCATCGAGTTCGGCAACCGCCTGCTGACGTTCGTGCTGATCGCCGCGGCCCTCGGCGCCTTCATCAGCGCCGTGCGGCGGCACGGCGCCCGCTCCCAGCTGTTCTGGATCACGCTCGGAGTCGGGCTCGGCATCCCGTTCCAGGGCGTCATCGGCGGCATCACCGTGCTGACCCAGCTCAACCCCTTCGTCGTCGCGTTCCACCTGCTGCTGTCGGTCGCGCTCGTGGTGATCTGCGTCTGGGCGCTGCGGGTCGGCTACCGCGTGGAGCCGGTCGCCGTCGGAAAGGGGCCCCGCTGGCTCGTGGTCCTCACGTTCGCCGCGGCCATGGCCTCGATCTGGCTGGGCACCGTGGTGACGGGCTCCGGCCCGCACGCCGGCGACGCGGACGCCGTCCGGACCGGGTTCGATATCGAGGCAACAGCCCGGCTGCACGCGGCTTTGGCGTGGGTGTTCGGCGCGGGCGCCCTCGCCTGCCTGGTGCTGTTCACCAGGGCCCGACTGACGCTCCCGAAGCGGGGCGCGATCGCTGTGGTCGCGGCGGGCGCGACGCAGGGAGCGATCGGCTACGCGCAGTATTTCCTGGGGATCCCGGCGGGCATCGTCGCGCTGCATATGGTTGGCTTGGCGATACTGACCGCGGCCGTGTCCTGGCTGCTGGTGACCACGAGGAGCACGCATGCCGACCAACCCGCTGCTGACGAAGACCCTGCCCTTCGCGCTGCCTGA
- a CDS encoding COX15/CtaA family protein — MDLLRKLVDSDRALHTWLWASLICNMGIIVTGAVVRITGSGLGCPTWPQCTDDSYVPTARSASTAPSSSATAC; from the coding sequence ATGGACCTCCTGAGGAAGCTCGTCGACAGCGACAGGGCGCTGCACACGTGGCTGTGGGCGTCGCTCATCTGCAACATGGGCATCATCGTGACCGGCGCGGTGGTCAGGATCACCGGCTCCGGGCTCGGCTGCCCGACCTGGCCGCAGTGCACGGACGACTCGTACGTCCCCACGGCGCGCTCGGCATCCACGGCGCCATCGAGTTCGGCAACCGCCTGCTGA
- a CDS encoding ABC transporter permease, whose translation MSLDFSPSPAAASTARRVVSHASMEARLILRNGEQAILAVVIPLAVLVGARFFGDRFGLPLSQAAPSVLALAMWSSGLTTLAIATGFERRYNVLERLAATPLGRPGILAGKALSIAMITAGQVLVLSLAALALGWRPVWSLPAALVAAVVAVLALGAFAGIALSIAGSLRPEATLAVANLAYLVGMPLGILLPVDRFPAWAQPVVSALPTGALGETLRAAAAGTALGWPVAVTALWCVAALALARKVFTWTS comes from the coding sequence GTGAGCCTCGACTTCTCCCCCTCCCCGGCCGCGGCATCGACGGCGAGACGGGTCGTCTCGCACGCGTCGATGGAGGCGCGCCTCATCCTCCGCAACGGCGAGCAGGCAATCCTGGCGGTCGTGATCCCGCTGGCGGTGCTCGTCGGCGCACGGTTCTTCGGCGACCGCTTCGGGCTGCCCCTGTCCCAGGCCGCGCCGTCCGTGCTGGCCCTGGCGATGTGGAGTTCGGGGCTGACGACACTGGCGATCGCCACGGGCTTCGAGCGTCGCTACAACGTGCTCGAGCGGCTGGCCGCGACCCCGCTCGGCCGCCCCGGCATCCTCGCTGGCAAGGCCCTCAGCATCGCCATGATCACGGCGGGGCAGGTGCTGGTCCTGTCCCTGGCGGCCTTGGCTCTCGGCTGGAGACCGGTCTGGTCGCTCCCCGCGGCGCTGGTCGCGGCCGTCGTCGCCGTCCTGGCGCTGGGCGCGTTCGCCGGGATCGCGCTCAGCATCGCCGGCTCACTGCGGCCGGAGGCCACCCTCGCAGTGGCCAACCTCGCCTATCTCGTCGGGATGCCGCTCGGCATCCTGCTGCCCGTCGACCGGTTCCCGGCCTGGGCACAGCCTGTCGTCTCCGCGCTGCCGACCGGAGCGCTCGGCGAGACGCTGCGCGCCGCCGCAGCGGGCACGGCCCTAGGCTGGCCGGTGGCCGTGACGGCGCTGTGGTGCGTGGCGGCCCTCGCCCTCGCCAGAAAGGTGTTCACATGGACCTCCTGA
- a CDS encoding ABC transporter ATP-binding protein, translating to MIASDLHVSFGAVKALAGLSLTADEGQVTALLGPNGAGKTTFIRCCTALVRPAAGELTIFGSRPGDPALLPRIGLMPQATGAWSGVQAGELLRYLAGLYASPQPVDPLIDLLGIRAFERTPYRRLSGGQQQAVNLAGALVGRPSLVILDEPTAGLDPRARRLTWDVVRAARDAGVAVVLTTHDMAEAETLADLVHIVDGGRVQITGTVADLTDGGTLEDAYLHYTTGADR from the coding sequence CTGATCGCCTCCGACCTCCATGTGTCCTTCGGTGCCGTGAAGGCCCTCGCCGGGCTCAGTCTGACGGCGGACGAAGGACAGGTGACCGCGCTGCTCGGCCCCAACGGTGCCGGCAAGACCACGTTCATCCGCTGCTGCACCGCGTTGGTGCGCCCCGCCGCCGGCGAGTTGACGATCTTCGGCTCCCGGCCCGGCGATCCAGCCCTGCTGCCACGGATCGGCCTGATGCCCCAGGCGACCGGCGCCTGGTCAGGTGTGCAGGCAGGGGAACTGCTGCGCTACCTGGCGGGCCTCTATGCGTCGCCGCAGCCGGTCGACCCCCTGATCGACCTGCTCGGCATCCGCGCGTTCGAGCGGACCCCGTACCGGCGGCTGTCCGGCGGCCAGCAGCAGGCCGTCAACCTCGCGGGCGCCCTGGTGGGCCGCCCGTCGCTGGTCATCCTCGACGAGCCGACGGCGGGGCTCGACCCGCGGGCCCGTCGCCTCACGTGGGACGTGGTCCGTGCCGCGCGCGACGCCGGCGTCGCCGTCGTGCTGACGACACACGACATGGCCGAGGCCGAGACGCTGGCCGACCTGGTGCACATCGTCGACGGCGGCCGCGTCCAGATCACCGGCACCGTCGCGGACCTGACCGACGGGGGCACGCTGGAGGACGCGTACCTGCACTACACGACGGGAGCCGACCGGTGA
- the sufB gene encoding Fe-S cluster assembly protein SufB, whose translation MTQTAPQAPGLGATQDEHIEALSTYQWGWHDDDAAGKVARRGLNDDVVKNISGLKSEPQWMLDLRLKGLKLFDRKPMPAWGADLGQIDFDNIKYFVRSTERQAQTWDDLPEDIKNTYDRLGIPEAEKARLVAGVAAQYESEVVYHKINEELERQGVIFLDTDTALKEHPEIFQEYFGTVIPVGDNKFASLNTAVWSGGSFIYVPKGVHVTIPLQAYFRINTENMGQFERTLIIADEGSYVHYVEGCTAPIYSSDSLHSAVVEIIVKKNARVRYTTIQNWSTNVYNLVTKRAICEEGATMEWIDGNIGSKVTMKYPAVYLMGDHARGETLSIAFAGENQHQDTGSKMVHCAPNTSSSIISKSVARSGGRASYRGLVKVEPGAFHSASSVKCDALLVDNVSRSDTYPYVDVREEDVSMAHEATVSKVSDDQLFYLMSRGMEEDEAMAMIVRGFIEPIARELPMEYALELNRLIELQMEGAVG comes from the coding sequence ATGACGCAGACTGCTCCTCAGGCCCCAGGACTGGGCGCCACGCAGGACGAGCACATCGAGGCACTCTCCACCTACCAGTGGGGCTGGCACGACGACGACGCGGCGGGCAAGGTCGCGCGCCGCGGCCTGAACGACGATGTCGTGAAGAACATCTCGGGGCTCAAGAGCGAGCCGCAGTGGATGCTCGACCTCCGTCTCAAGGGTCTCAAGCTGTTCGATCGCAAGCCCATGCCCGCATGGGGTGCCGACCTCGGCCAGATCGACTTCGACAACATCAAGTACTTCGTGCGGTCCACCGAGCGTCAGGCCCAGACCTGGGACGACCTCCCGGAGGACATCAAGAACACCTACGACCGGCTCGGCATCCCCGAGGCTGAGAAGGCGCGCCTCGTCGCAGGTGTCGCGGCCCAGTACGAGTCCGAGGTCGTCTACCACAAGATCAACGAGGAGCTCGAGCGTCAGGGCGTCATCTTCCTCGACACCGACACCGCGCTCAAGGAACACCCGGAGATCTTCCAGGAGTACTTCGGCACCGTCATCCCGGTCGGCGACAACAAGTTCGCGTCGCTGAACACGGCCGTGTGGTCGGGTGGCTCGTTCATCTACGTCCCCAAGGGCGTCCACGTGACGATCCCGCTGCAGGCGTACTTCCGGATCAACACCGAGAACATGGGCCAGTTTGAGCGGACGCTGATCATCGCCGACGAGGGCTCCTACGTGCACTACGTCGAGGGCTGCACCGCCCCGATCTACAGCTCCGACTCGCTGCACTCGGCCGTCGTCGAGATCATCGTGAAGAAGAACGCCCGCGTCCGCTACACGACGATCCAGAACTGGTCGACCAACGTGTACAACCTGGTCACCAAGCGCGCCATCTGCGAGGAGGGCGCCACCATGGAGTGGATCGACGGCAACATCGGATCCAAGGTGACCATGAAGTACCCCGCCGTGTACCTCATGGGCGACCACGCCCGTGGCGAGACGCTGTCGATCGCCTTCGCCGGCGAGAACCAGCACCAGGACACCGGCTCGAAGATGGTCCACTGCGCGCCGAACACGTCCAGCTCGATCATCTCGAAGTCCGTCGCCCGCTCCGGCGGACGCGCGTCGTACCGCGGCCTCGTCAAGGTGGAGCCCGGGGCCTTCCACTCCGCCTCGTCGGTCAAGTGTGACGCCCTGCTCGTCGACAACGTGTCGCGCTCCGACACGTACCCGTACGTCGACGTCCGCGAGGAGGACGTGTCGATGGCCCACGAGGCCACCGTGTCCAAGGTGTCGGACGATCAGCTCTTCTACCTCATGTCGCGCGGCATGGAGGAGGACGAGGCCATGGCGATGATCGTGCGCGGCTTCATCGAGCCGATCGCACGGGAACTGCCGATGGAGTACGCCCTCGAGCTGAACCGCCTGATCGAGCTGCAGATGGAAGGCGCCGTCGGCTGA